From a single Saimiri boliviensis isolate mSaiBol1 chromosome 15, mSaiBol1.pri, whole genome shotgun sequence genomic region:
- the EXOSC4 gene encoding exosome complex component RRP41 isoform X2 — protein MAGLELLSDQGYRVDGRRAGELRKIQARMGVFAQADGSAYMEQGNTKALAVVYGPHEIRGSRARALPDRALVNCQYSSATFSTGERKRRPHGDRKSCEMGLQLRQTFEAAILTQLHPRSQIDIYVQVLQADGGTYAACVNAATLAVLDAGIPMRDFVCACSAGFVDGTALADLSHVEEAAGGPQLALALLPASGQIALLEMDARLHEDHLEQVLEAAAQAARDVHTLLDRVVRQHHFRAM, from the exons ATGGCGGGGCTGGAGCTCTTGTCGGACCAGGGCTACCGGGTGGACGGGCGGCGCGCCGGGGAGCTGCGCAAAATCCAGGCGCGGATGGGCGTGTTCGCGCAGGCCGACGGCTCGGCCTACATGGAGCAGGGCAACACCAAGGCGCTGGCGGTGGTGTACGGCCCGCACGAG ATCCGGGGCTCGCGGGCTCGAGCCCTGCCAGACAGGGCCCTAGTGAACTGTCAGTATAGTTCAGCGACTTTCAGCACCGGTGAGCGCAAGCGACGGCCACATGGGGACCGAAAGTCCTGTGAGATGGGCCTGCAACTCCGCCAGACTTTCGAAGCAGCCATCCTCACACAGCTGCACCCACGCTCCCAAATTGATATCTATGTTCAG GTGCTACAGGCAGATGGCGGGACCTATGCAGCGTGTGTGAATGCAGCCACGCTGGCAGTGCTGGATGCTGGGATACCCATGAGAGACTTTGTGTGTGCGTGCTCAGCTGGCTTTGTGGACGGCACAGCCCTGGCGGACCTCAGCCATGTGGAGGAAGCAGCTGGTGGCCCCCAGCTGGCCCTGGCCCTGTTGCCAGCTTCAGGCCAGATTGCGCTGCTTGAGATGGATGCCCGCCTGCATGAGGACCACCTGGAGCAGGTGTTGGaggctgctgcccaggctgctcgAGATGTGCACACCCTCTTGGACCGAGTCGTCCGGCAACAT CACTTCAGAGCCATGTGA
- the OPLAH gene encoding 5-oxoprolinase, protein MGSPEGRFHFAIDRGGTFTDVFAQCPGGHVRVLKLLSEDPANYADAPTEGIRRILEQEAGVLLPRDRPLDSSHIASIRMGTTVATNALLERKGERVALLVTRGFRDLLHIGTQARRDLFDLAVPMPEVLYEEVLEVDERVVLHRGEAGTGTPVKGRTGDLLEVQQPVDLAALRGKLEGLLSRGIRSLAVVLMHSYTWAQHEQQVGALARELGFTHVSLSSDAMPMVRIVPRGHTACADAYLTPAIQRYVQGFRRGFQGQLKDVRVLFMRSDGGLAPMDAFSGSRAVLSGPAGGVVGYSATTYRQEGGQPVIGFDMGGTSTDVSRYAGEFEHIFEASTAGITLQAPQLDINTVAAGGGSRLFFRSGLFVVGPESAGAHPGPACYRKGGPVTVTDANLVLGRLLPASFPCIFGPGEDQPLSPEASRKALEAVAAEVNSFLTSGPCPASPLSLEEVAMGFVRVANEAMCRPIRALTQARGHDPSAHVLACFGGAGGQHACAIARALGMDTVHIHRHSGLLSALGLALADVVHEAQEPCSLLYMPETFVQLDQRLSRLEEQCVDALQAQGFPRSQISTESFLHLRYQGTDCALMVSAHQHPATARSPRAGDFGAAFVERYMREFGFVIPERPVVVDDVRVRGTGRSGLRLEDAPKAQTGPPRVDKMTQCYFEGGYQETPVYLLGELGYGHKLQGPCLIIDSNSTILVEPGCQAEVTETGDIRISVGAEAPGTVGTQLDPIQLSIFSHRFMSIAEQMGRILQRTAISTNIKERLDFSCALFGPDGGLVSNAPHIPVHLGAMQETVQFQIQHLGANLQPGDVLLSNHPSAGGSHLPDLTVITPVFWPGQTRPVFYVASRGHHADIGGITPGSMPPHSTTLQQEGAVFLSFKLVQGGVFQEEAVTEALRAPGKVPNCSGTRNLHDNLSDLRAQVAANQKGIQLVGELIGQYGLDVVQAYMGHIQANAELAVRDMLRAFGTSRQAQGLPLEVSSEDHMDDGSPICLRVQINLRQGSAVFDFSGTGPEVFGNLNAPRAITLSALIYCLRCLVGRDIPLNQGCLAPVRVVIPRGSILDPSPEAAVVGGNVLTSQRVVDVILGAFGACAASQGCMNNVTLGNAHMGYYETVAGGAGAGPGWHGRSGVHSHMTNTRITDPEILESRYPVVLRRFELRRGSGGRGRFRGGDGVIRELLFREEALLSVLTERRAFRPYGLHGGEPGARGLNLLIRKNGRTVNLGGKTSVTVYPGDVFCLHTPGGGGYGDPEDPAPPPGSPPLAPAFPEHGSVFEYRRAQEAV, encoded by the exons ATGGGCAGCCCCGAGGGCCGCTTCCACTTTGCCATCGACCGTGGGGGTACCTTCACAGACGTCTTTGCCCAGTGCCCAGGGGGGCATGTTCGGGTCTTAAAACTGCTCTCAGAGGACCCTGCCAACTATGCAGACGCGCCGACGGAAGGCATCCGCCGCATCCTGGAGCAG GAGGCTGGCGTGCTCCTGCCCCGGGACCGGCCGCTGGACTCCAGTCACATCGCCAGCATCCGCATGGGCACCACGGTGGCCACCAACGCGCTGCTGGAGCGGAAGGGGGAGCGGGTGGCGCTGCTGGTGACGCGTGGCTTCCGAGACCTGCTGCACATCGGCACCCAAGCCCGCAGGGACCTCTTTGACCTG GCCGTGCCCATGCCCGAGGTGCTGTATGAAGAGGTGCTGGAGGTGGACGAACGCGTGGTGCTGCACCGCGGAGAGGCCGGCACCGGGACGCCTGTCAAAG GCCGCACGGGGGACCTGCTGGAAGTGCAGCAGCCTGTGGACCTGGCGGCCCTGCGTGGGAAGCTGGAGGGGCTGCTGTCGCGCGGCATCCGCAGCCTGGCCGTGGTGCTCATGCACTCGTACAC GTGGGCCCAGCACGAGCAGCAGGTGGGTGCGCTGGCCCGGGAGCTGGGCTTCACGCACGTCTCGCTGTCCTCGGATGCCATGCCCATGGTGCGCATCGTCCCTCGGGGGCACACGGCCTGCGCCGACGCCTACCTCACGCCCGCCATCCAACGCTACGTGCAGGGCTTCCGCCGTGGCTTCCAGGGCCAGCTCAAG GATGTGCGGGTGCTGTTCATGCGCTCCGACGGCGGCCTGGCGCCCATGGATGCCTTCAGCGGCTCCCGTGCTGTGCTCTCGGGCCCCGCTGGTGGCGTGGTCGGCTACTCAGCCACCACCTACCGTCAGGAGGGTGGCCAGCCTGTCATCGGCTTTGACATGGGAG GCACGTCCACGGATGTGAGCCGCTACGCTGGGGAATTCGAGCACATCTTTGAGGCCAGCACGGCTGGCATCACCCTCCAGGCCCCGCAGCTGGACATCAATACGGTGGCAGCGGGTGGGGGTTCCCGCCTCTTCTTCAG GTCTGGCCTCTTTGTGGTTGGGCCCGAGTCAGCAGGAGCCCACCCAGGACCCGCCTGCTACCGCAAAG GGGGCCCTGTGACAGTGACGGACGCTAATCTGGTCCTGGGTCGCCTActgcctgcctccttcccctGCATTTTTGGGCCGGGAGAGGACCAACCACTTTCTCCCGAGGCCTCCCGCAAGGCCCTGGAGGCTGTGGCCGCTGAAGTCAACAGCTTCCTGACTAGTGGGCCCTGCCCGGCCTCTCCGCTGAGCCTGGAGGAGGTGGCCATGGGGTTTGTGCGTGTGGCCAATGAGGCCATGTGCCGACCCATCCGTGCACTCACGCAG GCAAGAGGCCATGACCCGTCAGCCCATGTGCTGGCCTGCTTCGGGGGAGCTGGCGGGCAGCATGCGTGTGCCATCGCCCGGGCCCTGGGCATGGACACTGTGCATATCCACAG GCACAGTGGGCTGCTGTCGGCACTGGGGCTGGCCCTGGCTGACGTGGTGCACGAGGCACAGGAGCCCTGCTCCCTGCTGTACATGCCGGAGACCTTCGTACAGCTGGACCAGAGGCTGAGCCGCCTGGAGGAGCAGTGTGTGGACGCTCTGCAGGCCCAGGGCTTCCCCAG GTCCCAGATCAGCACCGAGAGCTTCCTGCACCTGCGCTACCAAGGCACGGACTGTGCCCTGATGGTGTCTGCTCACCAGCACCCAGCCACAGCCCGCTCGCCCCGTGCGGGGGACTTCGGGGCAGCCTTCGTGGAGCG GTACATGAGGGAGTTTGGCTTCGTCATCCCTGAGCGGCCGGTGGTCGTGGACGATGTGCGAGTGAGGGGCACTGGTCGCAGTGGTCTTCGCCTCGAGGATGCCCCGAAAGCCCAGACCGGGCCTCCCCGTGTGGACAAG ATGACCCAGTGCTACTTCGAGGGGGGCTACCAGGAGACCCCTGTGTACCTGCTGGGAGAGCTGGGCTATGGGCACAAGCTCCAGGGGCCCTGCCTCATCATCGACAGTAACAG CACCATCCTGGTGGAGCCAGGTTGCCAGGCAGAGGTGACTGAGACAGGGGACATCCGCATCTCTGTGGGGGCTGAAGCCCCTGGTACGGTGGGCACCCAGCTGGACCCTATCCAGCTGTCCATCTTCTCACACCGCTTCATGAGCATTGCTG AGCAGATGGGCCGTATCCTGCAGCGCACGGCCATCTCCACCAACATCAAGGAGCGCCTCGACTTCTCCTGTGCCCTCTTTGGGCCCGATGGGGGGCTTGTGTCCAATGCCCCTCACATCCCCGTGCACCTGGGCGCCATGCAGGAGACTGTGCAGTTCCAG ATCCAGCACCTGGGTGCCAACCTCCAACCTGGCGATGTGCTACTGAGCAACCATCCCAGTGCCGGGGGCAGCCACCTGCCAGACCTAACTGTTATCACACCG GTGTTTTGGCCGGGTCAGACGCGGCCTGTGTTCTATGTGGCCAGCCGAGGGCACCACGCAGACATCGGGGGCATCACACCGGGCTCCATGCCCCCCCACTCCACCACGCTGCAACAAGAGGGCGCCGTCTTTCTGTCCTTCAAACTCGTGCAGGGGGGCGTCTTCCAGGAGGAGG CGGTGACTGAGGCCCTGCGGGCGCCAGGCAAGGTCCCCAACTGTAGTGGAACCAGAAACCTGCATGACAACCTGTCAGACCTCCGTGCCCAGGTGGCAGCCAACCAGAAGGGCATCCAGCTGGTGGGGGAGCTCATTGGGCAGTACGGCCTGGATGTCGTGCAGGCCTACATGGGCCATATTCAG GCGAACGCGGAGCTGGCCGTGCGCGACATGCTGCGTGCCTTTGGAACCTCCCGGCAGGCCCAGGGCCTGCCCCTGGAGGTGTCCTCGGAAGACCACATGGATGACGGTTCCCCCATCTGCCTCCGCGTGCAGATCAACCTGAGACAG GGCAGCGCCGTGTTTGACTTCAGCGGCACCGGGCCGGAGGTGTTTGGCAATCTCAACGCCCCGCGGGCCATAACCCTGTCCGCCCTCATCTACTGCCTACGCTGTCTGGTGGGCCGCGACATCCCGCTCAACCAG GGCTGCCTGGCGCCAGTGCGCGTGGTGATTCCCCGAGGCTCAATCCTGGACCCGTCGCCAGAGGCGGCGGTGGTGGGAGGCAACGTGCTCACGTCGCAGCGCGTGGTGGATGTCATCCTGGGGGCCTTTGGGGCCTGCGCCGCCTCCCAG GGCTGCATGAACAACGTGACCCTGGGCAACGCGCACATGGGCTACTACGAGACGGTGGCGGGCGGCGCGGGCGCGGGCCCCGGCTGGCATGGGCGCAGCGGCGTGCACAGCCACATGACCAACACGCGCATCACCGACCCCGAGATCCTGGAGAGCCG GTACCCGGTCGTCCTGCGCCGCTTCGAGCTGCGGCGGGGCTCCGGGGGCCGAGGCCGCTTCCGGGGCGGCGACGGCGTCATCCGCGAGCTGCTGTTTCGCGAGGAGGCGCTGCTGTCAGTGCTGACCGAGCGCCGCGCCTTCCGGCCCTACGGGCTCCACG GGGGCGAGCCCGGCGCCCGCGGCCTCAACCTGCTGATCCGCAAAAACGGCCGGACGGTGAATCTGGGCGGCAAGACGTCGGTGACCGTGTACCCCGGG GACGTGTTCTGCCTCCACACGCCCGGCGGCGGTGGCTACGGGGACCCGGAGGACCCCGCCCCACCGCCGGGGTCCCCCCCGCTGGCGCCGGCCTTCCCGGAGCACGGTAGCGTCTTCGAGTACCGCCGGGCCCAGGAGGCCGTGTGA
- the EXOSC4 gene encoding exosome complex component RRP41 isoform X1, whose translation MAGLELLSDQGYRVDGRRAGELRKIQARMGVFAQADGSAYMEQGNTKALAVVYGPHEIRGSRARALPDRALVNCQYSSATFSTGERKRRPHGDRKSCEMGLQLRQTFEAAILTQLHPRSQIDIYVQVLQADGGTYAACVNAATLAVLDAGIPMRDFVCACSAGFVDGTALADLSHVEEAAGGPQLALALLPASGQIALLEMDARLHEDHLEQVLEAAAQAARDVHTLLDRVVRQHVREASILLGD comes from the exons ATGGCGGGGCTGGAGCTCTTGTCGGACCAGGGCTACCGGGTGGACGGGCGGCGCGCCGGGGAGCTGCGCAAAATCCAGGCGCGGATGGGCGTGTTCGCGCAGGCCGACGGCTCGGCCTACATGGAGCAGGGCAACACCAAGGCGCTGGCGGTGGTGTACGGCCCGCACGAG ATCCGGGGCTCGCGGGCTCGAGCCCTGCCAGACAGGGCCCTAGTGAACTGTCAGTATAGTTCAGCGACTTTCAGCACCGGTGAGCGCAAGCGACGGCCACATGGGGACCGAAAGTCCTGTGAGATGGGCCTGCAACTCCGCCAGACTTTCGAAGCAGCCATCCTCACACAGCTGCACCCACGCTCCCAAATTGATATCTATGTTCAG GTGCTACAGGCAGATGGCGGGACCTATGCAGCGTGTGTGAATGCAGCCACGCTGGCAGTGCTGGATGCTGGGATACCCATGAGAGACTTTGTGTGTGCGTGCTCAGCTGGCTTTGTGGACGGCACAGCCCTGGCGGACCTCAGCCATGTGGAGGAAGCAGCTGGTGGCCCCCAGCTGGCCCTGGCCCTGTTGCCAGCTTCAGGCCAGATTGCGCTGCTTGAGATGGATGCCCGCCTGCATGAGGACCACCTGGAGCAGGTGTTGGaggctgctgcccaggctgctcgAGATGTGCACACCCTCTTGGACCGAGTCGTCCGGCAACATGTGCGTGAGGCCTCTATCTTGCTGGGGGACTGA
- the LOC101044251 gene encoding sphingomyelin phosphodiesterase 5 isoform X1 produces the protein MQSPADWPPAPGALRPSPFPHPALHALHRLARALLFPAYWTLDQLLGCWAPAARPTRLGWLRRAARGGAALLLLLAVGLPPALPGLLLWLWLQVWRRPFCYRPPPLCWAPPAPWRPPAEPGRCFAFLTANLCLLPDGLARFSNLPHSQRRAEAIGAALLAGLRPALYRATDCNQPWPRAPRGALVASLPLGLDFVCLQEVFDLRAARRLVNRLAPDLGPVLYDVGTFGLQPGPHLKLLGSGLLLASRYPLLRASFRCFPHARGEDALASKGLLSAQAQLGSLDGRRVVGFLHCTHLQAPAEDGPLRSKQLTLLLDWAEQFEAQSDHSGDVVAFSVLLGDLNFDNCSKGRARGKGGGEGGGRSQEAHPPPPTASRSVSADHALEQEHELFSRFQDPCRLGTRQEQPWALGTVLSTSALHHSVACSPEMLRRALEQEKGRHLYLAGPPRRSRRAKPWRGRRLDYITYRGVPGGPLRPEVEQVTFSTALAGLTDHLAVGLHLRVSASS, from the exons ATGCAGTCCCCGGCCGACTGGCCCCCGGCCCCCGGCGCCCTGCGGCCCTCGCCCTTCCCGCACCCGGCGCTGCACGCTCTCCACCGCCTGGCGCGCGCGCTGCTCTTCCCGGCCTACTGGACCCTGGATCAGCTGCTGGGCTGCTGGGCACCGGCGGCGCGCCCGACGCGCCTGGGGTGGCTGAGACGGGCGGCCCGCGGAGGCGcggcgctgctgctgctgctggcggTCGGCCTGCCCCCGGCGCTGCCCGGCCTGCTGCTCTGGCTGTGGCTGCAGGTTTGGCGCCGCCCCTTCTGCTACCGCCCCCCTCCGCTGTGCTGGGCGCCGCCCGCGCCCTGGCGCCCGCCGGCTGAACCCGGGCGCTGCTTCGCCTTCCTCACAGCCAATCTGTGCCTGCTCCCCGACGGGCTGGCGCGCTTCAGCAACCTGCCGCACAGCCAGCGACGGGCCGAGGCCATCGGCGCCGCGCTGCTGGCCGGTCTGCGGCCCGCGCTCTACAGGGCGACGGACTGCAACCAGCCCTGGCCCAGGGCGCCGCGCGGGGCACTGGTGGCCTCGCTGCCTTTGGGTCTGGACTTTGTGTGCCTGCAGGAGGTATTCGATCTGCGAGCGGCGCGTCGCCTGGTGAACCGCCTGGCGCCCGACCTGGGTCCGGTGCTGTACGACGTGGGCACCTTCGGCCTACAGCCGGGGCCGCACCTTAAGCTACTGGGCAGCGGGCTGCTGCTGGCCTCGCGCTACCCGCTGCTGCGCGCCTCCTTCCGTTGCTTCCCCCATGCGCGTGGCGAGGACGCGCTGGCTTCCAAGGGACTACTGTCCGCACAG GCGCAGCTGGGCAGCCTGGACGGGCGCCGCGTCGTGGGATTCCTGCACTGCACGCACTTGCAAGCACCGGCTG AGGACGGGCCCTTGCGCAGCAAACAGCTGACGCTGCTGCTGGACTGGGCCGAGCAGTTTGAGGCACAGAGCGACCACAGTGGAGACGTCGTGGCTTTCAGCGTGCTCCTGGGCGACCTAAACTTCGATAACTGCTCAAAAGGTCGAgcaagagggaagggagggggggaggggggagggcgCAGCCAGGAGGcccaccctcctccccccaccGCGAGCCGGTCTGTCTCTGCAGACCACGCGCTGGAGCAGGAACACGAGCTCTTCAGCCGCTTCCAGGACCCCTGCCGGCTGGGCACGCGCCAGGAGCAGCCCTGGGCCCTGG GGACCGTCCTGAGCACCTCCGCGCTCCACCACTCCGTAGCCTGCTCCCCCGAGATGCTGCGGCG GGCCCTGGAGCAGGAGAAAGGGCGCCACCTCTACCTGGCCGGCCCTCCGCGCAGAAGCCGCCGGGCTAAGCCCTGGAGAGGTCGGCGCCTGGACTACATCACCTACCGCGGAGTTCCCGGCGGCCCGCTGCGCCCA GAGGTGGAGCAGGTGACGTTCAGTACCGCCCTGGCGGGGCTCACCGACCACCTGGCGGTGGGCCTGCACCTGCGCGTCTCCGCGTCCTCCTGA
- the LOC101044251 gene encoding sphingomyelin phosphodiesterase 5 isoform X2: MQSPADWPPAPGALRPSPFPHPALHALHRLARALLFPAYWTLDQLLGCWAPAARPTRLGWLRRAARGGAALLLLLAVGLPPALPGLLLWLWLQVWRRPFCYRPPPLCWAPPAPWRPPAEPGRCFAFLTANLCLLPDGLARFSNLPHSQRRAEAIGAALLAGLRPALYRATDCNQPWPRAPRGALVASLPLGLDFVCLQEVFDLRAARRLVNRLAPDLGPVLYDVGTFGLQPGPHLKLLGSGLLLASRYPLLRASFRCFPHARGEDALASKGLLSAQAQLGSLDGRRVVGFLHCTHLQAPAEDGPLRSKQLTLLLDWAEQFEAQSDHSGDVVAFSVLLGDLNFDNCSKDHALEQEHELFSRFQDPCRLGTRQEQPWALGTVLSTSALHHSVACSPEMLRRALEQEKGRHLYLAGPPRRSRRAKPWRGRRLDYITYRGVPGGPLRPEVEQVTFSTALAGLTDHLAVGLHLRVSASS, translated from the exons ATGCAGTCCCCGGCCGACTGGCCCCCGGCCCCCGGCGCCCTGCGGCCCTCGCCCTTCCCGCACCCGGCGCTGCACGCTCTCCACCGCCTGGCGCGCGCGCTGCTCTTCCCGGCCTACTGGACCCTGGATCAGCTGCTGGGCTGCTGGGCACCGGCGGCGCGCCCGACGCGCCTGGGGTGGCTGAGACGGGCGGCCCGCGGAGGCGcggcgctgctgctgctgctggcggTCGGCCTGCCCCCGGCGCTGCCCGGCCTGCTGCTCTGGCTGTGGCTGCAGGTTTGGCGCCGCCCCTTCTGCTACCGCCCCCCTCCGCTGTGCTGGGCGCCGCCCGCGCCCTGGCGCCCGCCGGCTGAACCCGGGCGCTGCTTCGCCTTCCTCACAGCCAATCTGTGCCTGCTCCCCGACGGGCTGGCGCGCTTCAGCAACCTGCCGCACAGCCAGCGACGGGCCGAGGCCATCGGCGCCGCGCTGCTGGCCGGTCTGCGGCCCGCGCTCTACAGGGCGACGGACTGCAACCAGCCCTGGCCCAGGGCGCCGCGCGGGGCACTGGTGGCCTCGCTGCCTTTGGGTCTGGACTTTGTGTGCCTGCAGGAGGTATTCGATCTGCGAGCGGCGCGTCGCCTGGTGAACCGCCTGGCGCCCGACCTGGGTCCGGTGCTGTACGACGTGGGCACCTTCGGCCTACAGCCGGGGCCGCACCTTAAGCTACTGGGCAGCGGGCTGCTGCTGGCCTCGCGCTACCCGCTGCTGCGCGCCTCCTTCCGTTGCTTCCCCCATGCGCGTGGCGAGGACGCGCTGGCTTCCAAGGGACTACTGTCCGCACAG GCGCAGCTGGGCAGCCTGGACGGGCGCCGCGTCGTGGGATTCCTGCACTGCACGCACTTGCAAGCACCGGCTG AGGACGGGCCCTTGCGCAGCAAACAGCTGACGCTGCTGCTGGACTGGGCCGAGCAGTTTGAGGCACAGAGCGACCACAGTGGAGACGTCGTGGCTTTCAGCGTGCTCCTGGGCGACCTAAACTTCGATAACTGCTCAAAAG ACCACGCGCTGGAGCAGGAACACGAGCTCTTCAGCCGCTTCCAGGACCCCTGCCGGCTGGGCACGCGCCAGGAGCAGCCCTGGGCCCTGG GGACCGTCCTGAGCACCTCCGCGCTCCACCACTCCGTAGCCTGCTCCCCCGAGATGCTGCGGCG GGCCCTGGAGCAGGAGAAAGGGCGCCACCTCTACCTGGCCGGCCCTCCGCGCAGAAGCCGCCGGGCTAAGCCCTGGAGAGGTCGGCGCCTGGACTACATCACCTACCGCGGAGTTCCCGGCGGCCCGCTGCGCCCA GAGGTGGAGCAGGTGACGTTCAGTACCGCCCTGGCGGGGCTCACCGACCACCTGGCGGTGGGCCTGCACCTGCGCGTCTCCGCGTCCTCCTGA
- the LOC141581514 gene encoding speriolin-like gives MNRLQSLGYNGRVHPALTEQLVNAYGILRERPELAASEGGSYTVDFLQRVLVETVHPSMLTDALLLLSCLNQLAHDDGKPMFIW, from the coding sequence ATGAACAGGCTGCAGAGTCTGGGTTACAACGGGCGGGTGCACCCTGCGCTGACCGAGCAGCTGGTGAATGCCTATGGCATCCTGCGAGAGCGCCCGGAGCTGGCGGCGTCCGAGGGCGGCTCCTACACCGTGGACTTCCTGCAGCGCGTGCTCGTGGAGACCGTGCACCCCAGCATGCTCACCGACGCTTTGCTGctgctctcctgcctcaaccagcTGGCGCATGACGATGGCAAGCCCATGTTCATCTGGTGA